The segment ATTCACGGCCAGACATATTACCAATGCAGGGATGAAACAACGTATGATTGCCAAGTTCATGACCTTTTACAGGAAGTTTCTTCCAATCCTTCAATCTTGTTTGCATCGATTGTGAAAACGCAGTTATATAGAATGTTGCTTTTAATCCCAACGAATCTAATATTGGTGCAGCATTATCTAAATGCTGATCAATGGCATCGTCGTAAGTAAGAACAACTGCACATTTCTTCCCCTTCCATACATTATTGGTTTGTGCATACACACAAGTAAACAAACTGAGAACGTAAAAGACTGCAACAATTACTTTCTTCATTACTTAACAATTATTTGTTGTTATTCAAAAAACGGAACACCAGGCACTGCATATTTTTTCATGGCAGTTTCATTGATATCCACTCCTATACCTGGTTTCTCTGACAAAGTAATATAACTATCTTTCACCCACTCGCCATCATATGTTACAATTTCTTTGAACATAGGATTTGTATGGAAATACGACTGCCATTCCAATATTAAAAAGTTTGGAACCGATGCGCATACATGTGCCGATGCCATTGCGCCAAGGAACGATGCAACCATGTGTGGAGCAAACGGTGTGTAATACAAATTAGCAAGGTTAGCAATACGCTGTCCCTCACCAAGGCCACCGGCTTTTTGCAGATCGGGCATTACAATGTCAACTGCTCCTATTTCAAGCATTCTTCTGAAACCGTAAGCCAGGTAATGATTCTCTCCCGCACAAATAGGTGTGCTGGTGCTTTCAGTTATTAATTTATACGCTTCCACATTCTCAGCAGGTATGGGTTCTTCCAGCCACATTAAATTCAACGGCTCCAATCGTTTTGCAACTGCCTGTGCTGTTACTGCGTCATAACGGCCATGCATATCCACACATATATCAATGTTAGGACCTACTGCTTCTCTGGAAGCTGCAATTTGATCATACATACGCTGCAGTTCCATAGGGCTTGCCGTCCAGTTATATGCATCATATTTATTTGGATCATTTGCCTGGTCAAGATCAAACTTAATGGCATTAAATCCCATCTTCTTTGAATTCAATGCTGCGTCTGCAAAATCTTTTGCTGTTGGTAAATTACGTTGATACAAAGCCGTATCGCAGTACACTCTTATTTTATCACGGAATTTTCCGCCGAGTAATTGATACACGGGAATGTTCAATGCTTTGCCCGCAAGATCCCATAACGCAGTTTCAATGGCTGATAAAACAGCAATATACATACCTGCCTGCGCTCCCTGGAAAAAACCACCCTTGCGAATATCTTCAAACAGGCGATGTACATTCAACGGACTTTTTCCTCTTAACCTCATTCCGAAATTTTTCACAAGGTGGTAAGTGCCGGGCACAGCATCAACTCCTTCTCCCACTCCATAGATATCTTGGTTGGTGTAAATTTTTACAAACAAACTTCCACGGATATAACCACATTTGATGTCTGTAATTTTAAGATCAGCTGGCGCTGATGGTTTTGGTGTGCGCTCAACGGCCTCTTGGTAGCCTTCTCCAAAAACTTGCATTGAAGCAAGTGGCATAAGGGCTGATGCAAGTGCGGCTTTTGATAAAAAAGACCGTCGGGAATTATTTTTATTCATTGTTTAAAATTTATGGAGTGGAAGAATAGTTTTGCGTGAACTGTATTACCAGGTTCTGTCTTTCAGGTATTGCTGAATAAATTCTTTTGACACTGGCAATTCGCTGATATGATCATTCAGCCATTTTGAAAAATCCTTTTCAATTTCATCACTCCATCTTGCATCAATTTGTCCGGCTGTATATTTTCCTTCACGCAAACGTTGATGACCAAACATATCTCTTAAGCGTACAATCTCCGAAGTGGTAACAACTCTTTCAGCAAGGTGCGGAGGAATAAAAACTACAACTCCAAGTTTACCAAGTACAACATCACCCGGCATCACTGTAACTCTTCGAATACGTGTAGGATGATTAATGCCAACAATCATTGTTGTTAAATCGCCGGGAGGATTATGAAACGACGGATCGTAACTGGTATAATAAGAAGTAAACCCGGGAATATCTTTTAATCCTTCTACATCACGCAAGGCTCCGTCATAAACAATTCCGTTTCCTGTTTTTGCATAAATAGCATTGCCCACATTGTCACCAATGGTGGGACCATTTTTTTGTGCACCAAATTGATCGGCCACATACACATCACCTTTTACAAGTATGTCAACAGCCCATGTATTTTGTCCACGCTTGCCTGCTTTTTTTCCAACTGAATCAATCGCTTTCCAAACATCAGGTCGTCCGGGCATAAACGTTGCCGTAACAGCACGGCCAACCAATACACTGTCGGGATGAATCATCTGCCAGCCTTCTGCAATTTGATATGCATAGCCTGCGTTTTTCATTACCGCCCATGCTTCTTCAACACTTACATTTTTCATGCGTTGTAAAAGTTGATCGGGAACCTTTGGTCGTCCGTCAGGGAAACGTTCACCTGTCCAAAGTGGTGTTAATGAAATCAAATGTTCTTTACTGATTTGTACTTGCTGTGCTTGCAATGGTTGAAGAAATACAAGTAGCAACAACACAAGCAATCCGTTTTTAATTTTTGTCATAGCGATTATTTTTATTTAGTAATGTGGCTCATTTCTTTTTCATTTGCTTTATCAACCGGCGGACGGTTATGCCACCAGCTTGCCAATGCAGAACCGGTGATGTTCATCAATGGGCCAAACACAGCAGCAGCTAATCCAATGGTTGCAATTTTTCCAAGTTCTTTTGCAATGCCCGATGCAAGTCCGGCATTTTGCATTCCCACTTCAATAGCAATGGTGCGGCAATCTTTTTCATTCATTCTGAATAAACGGCCGCTCCAATAACCCAACACATATCCAAAAATGTTGTGAACGAATGCAATTCCAATTAAGAGTAATCCTACTTTGAGCAAATTGTCTCTTCCGGAGGCAACAATAACTGTAACAATGCAGGTGATGGCAAACATGGAAATGAAAGGCATGGCATCATCCAGCCATTTCATTTTTCCTTTTAATAATTTATTGAACAGCAACCCTGCACCAATGGGAATGATAATCATCTTAAAAATATCCCACATCATTTTCAACACATCAATCTCAATTAAAGCGCCTGCAAATAATTTCATCAGCAGCGGTGTAACAAATGGCGCAAGCAGTGTTGTGATAGATGTAATAGTGATCGACAATGCGAGATTTGCTTTTGATAAGTAGGCCATAACGTTTGAAGCCAATCCGCTTGGTGAACAGCCGATAAGAATAATGCCTGCTGCTATTTCGGGAGGAAAGTTGCTTGCGTTTGATAATGTAAACCCCAGCAAGGGCATAATTACAAACTGACTCGCCACACCGATCACAACACCTTTCGGTGATTTAACAACCGCAGCAAAATCGTTTAAACTCATAGAAGAACCCATTCCAAACATCAGTAACTGAATAAACGGAATGATTGTGCTGCTTAACGAAAAACTACCCCAGGTAGTAAAATATTCCGGATGCCACATAGCAACTACAACACATGCAAAAATGATAGCAGTGAACGAAAGGCCTTTTAATAAAAAGATGCTTCTGAAAATAAACGCAAGACTAATAAAAAATAATGCCAAAGACCAGCCAGATAAGTTGATATAACCTGTTAGCCAGAGTACGATTGATCCTAATGCGAACAATACGGCAAGTGCAGAAAAAACAATTGGTTTTGGTTTACGCTCCATGATTCATTTATTCTTTTAGTAGTTGATACGAACTTTTCAACTGACTTGCATCTCTTACGTTCAGGCAGAGATCTACGTATGTTGATCAATCATTACTGATGCTGTAACGCAGCAATATCAGCAAACTCACTTGCGAGCTTGGTACTTAACCGTTCGAATATTTTAAAGTATTTCAGATACATTTTATTGTTCTGCTTGTCTGGCGTAGCAAGGTCGGGCAGCACAACAGTTTTTGCCGCTTCATCAAGCGATTTGTAAATACCCATTTCGGTTGCGCTTAATAAGTACGATCCATAACTTACGCTTTGATAGTTCTGTCGTAAGCGAACAGGTTTGTTATAAATGTCGGCCACCATTTGTGTAAAGAAGGGCAACGTGCCAAAACTTCCATTGATTGAAAGACTGTTGATTGTTCTGTGTTCTTCCAGCGTTTTTCCAATACTGTAAATTTCATAAAGAATGCCTTCAATAGCAGATCTTACAAAGTGCGATTTTTCATGTTTAATATTTATTCCAAAGAAAACACCTCTTGCATTGGGGTTCCATATGGGTGCACGTTCTCCGAGCAAATAAGGAAGGAAGATTAATCCGTCTGAACCTGCCGGTACTTTTGATGCATCGTTGATCAACTCAAGCATTGTATGCTCCAGATCAAATGGATTTTTAAAATCACCAAACTGACGGGTGAACCATTCGAAGATGACACCGCCATTATTGGTGGGGCCACCTGATATATATTTATTTTCTGTAAGCAGGTAATTGAAGAAGCGCTGCTTGTCATCCTGCATCACTTTATCACTTACTACTCTTACTGCACCACTATCTTCAACGGTAATGGTTGCCACACCTTCGCCATTTACACCATCGCCCAGAACAGCCATACAACCATCGCTTGAACCAACAAGAATTTTTGTATCGGCCGATAATCCTAATGATGCCTGGTATGCTTTATTTAATTTTCCAACTTTTGTATCTACCGGTACTAAGTCCGGTAACATCGCAGCAGTAATGCCTGCAAACTTGAGTGATTCCGGCTCCCATTTTATTTTATGAATGTTGAGCAATCCTGTTGCCGACGCAATACTGTAATCAATTACATACTCTCCGGTAAGTTGTTGCAGAATGTATGCTTTCAGCGATAAGAATTTACTGACCTGTTTGAATTTTTCTTTTTCATTGTTTTTGATCCATGCAATTTTTGTTAGCGGCGACATTGGATGCAGTGGCGTGCCGGTAGCACTATAGATCTTTTTGCCAAGTGTTGAGTTTTTAAGTTTGGCTGCTTCTTTGTTAGCTCTGTTATCAGCCCAAGTAATGGCTTTGCCCATTGGGTTGCCCCGCTTATCTACTGCCAGTACACTATGCATCGATGAGCTGAAACAAATGCACAATACTTTGTATTTTTTTGGATGTAGTACTTCATTCAACAGGTTTTTCAGTACATACAGCATAGTAATAAATATCTGATCGGGATCCTGTTCACTGTAATCCGGCTCACTGTGAAAAGTGGGACAGTATCCTTTCAACGAGCCAATGATATTTCCATTAAGATCAAATGCGTAAACTCTTACTGCATTGGTGCCGAGTTCTATAGTGATGATACATTCCATTTGATTATAAATTAGTTTGTTCCAATATGATTTTTTCTGAATTCGCTGGGCGTATAGCCGGTTAGCTTTTTAAACGTGGTTGAAAAATGTTGTGATGAATAAAAGCCTGTATCAAGAGCAATGTCCGTGAGGCTGATGTTCGGTATCTTCAATAACTTGATCGCTTCGGAAATACGGATATTGATCAGATAGTTAAGCGGAGAAAAACCGGAATAACTTTTTACTTTCTCATTGAAGAGTGTTGTACCCAACCCTACCAATGCTGCCATTTCTTCTACCGTCCATTGGTGAGAAAGATTCTGACGAAGTTCCTGTTCAAGTTTCATAAAGGTTTTTGGAAAGTCACGCCCCGGGTTCGACATTCTTGTAAACTGCCGGCTTACCTGTATAAAAATTTCATCGATCAAATGATTGACCCTTGCCTGAAAACCTATTTCCTGTTTAAACAATTCAGTTTGTATGCCTTTCAGAATAACACCGGCATCTGTAAATTTTTGAAGTATTGGGGTGTGGTCCGATTGCAGTATTTTATTGATCGCATAGCTCTCTGTATCGGATAAACTGCTCCACGCGGGGTTTTCAAGTTCACCTTTTTCATTTTTGCCAACCTGTAAATGTATCCATGAAAAACAACCGATCTCCAGTACATTACTTTCATTTCCAAACTCAGTACCGGGCAATATCAAGGCAACATCACCGGGAAAAAGTGTATATGATCGGTCATTAATACACCATTCAAATTTTCCTTCCTGTATATAATACAACTTTAAACAACGATCAATTTCACATGGAAAGCCATTGAGACGTATTGCAGGATTTTTGATTACGCCTATTTCAATAATATGCGGAAACAATCGCAACTCTGAGGCAGTATTATGGCAAAGCACAAATTGATTCATATATAAACCAGAGCAAGCTTTAGGAAATCATCGTTCCGCAATTGTTGTTATAAGTAACAGCGTGTATAAAGAAAATCAATTTATCTCAACTGCATTTGCAAAATTCAACGAAGTTTTTTATTGGAAGTTTTTGCTTCACCATGTAGATACTTTAGCATAAGTTCTTGTAATGTGGGTCAATATGCCAATTCCCACAAGTCACTCATCACATAACCAAAACGATTGCATTATGAAGGTAAAATTTCAAGCCGTAACCAATACGGGTTTGATCCGGCTTCTGGTTTCATTCTTCCTCTTAACAATTCTTACAGCAGCAAATGCGCAAACAGTTACCGGCACTGTGCTGGATGAGGAAAACAATCCCGTGAACGGAGCAACGGTTGCAGTAAAAGGTACAAACAAAGCAACTGTTACAAACGCCAGCGGTAATTTCAGTATTGCTGCTGCAGGTACAGATGTACTGGTGTTTAGCTCTATCGGGTTTTTAAAATTGGAAGTTCCCGTCAACGGCAGAGCTACTGTTTCTGTTACGCTGGCCAAGAGCGAAACAAGCATGGAAGAAGTAGTAGTGATAGCGCTGGGCGAAAAACGTGCTGCAAAAAAGCTGGGTTATTCCACAACCTCTGTTAATGCAGACGAACTTGTAAGACAGCGAACAACCAACATAGGTGAATCGCTTGTAGGTAAGGTTGCCGGTTTAAATATAACCCCTCCCGCTGCAGGTGCAGGTGCCAGTAACCAAATTCGCTTGCGTGGACAGGTTGGTTTTGCCGGAGCAAACAATGCTCCCTTGTTAGTTATTAATGGTTTGCCTATGGATCAGGGCGTACGAAATGCCGAAGGTGCCGGTCAGCAACGTGACCGTGGCGATAACCTGGCAAACATTAATCCTGATGACATTGAAAGCATGACGGTGTTGAAAGGAGCTGCTGCCGCCGCACTGTATGGTTCAAGAGCTGCAGCCGGTGCCATCATCATTACAACAAAGTCTGGTTCAAAAAACCAGGGTATAGGTGTTGATTTTACATCGAGTTATACATCATCGCAGGCCTTAAACTTCATGGACGAAATTGTACAAACTGAATATGGCCAGGGACAGGGAGGTAACAAGTTTACAACTGCTGCACAAATACAGGGTAATGGTCAATGGGGATGGGGCGCCAAATTAGATGGACAGCCAACTATGAATTTTGATGGACAAATGCGTCCATACTCTGCATATCCTCACCAGCTTTTCGATTTCCTGCAAACCGGAACAAACCTCACCAATACGCTTGGCTTATCTGGTGGCGGCACCAACGGAAGTTTCAGATCTTCTATTTCAACCACGAGTGCAAAAGGTATTGTGCCCAGTAATGAATACAAAAGAAGAATTTTCAACATGGGCGTTAATCAAACAATTGCAAAAAAACTCAAGCTACAGTTGAATGTAAACTATACAGATGAGGATTATATTAATCCGCCGCAGATCGGCACACAGGGCGATGGTGCTGTAAACTTCTTTACACGTATGCCCGTTTCTGTTCCACTGGACGCTTATCGTACCAGTGCAAAAGATCCTGCAACGGGAGCAGAATGGAGAACAAACGGTTTCCAGGGTACGATTAACAATCCCTATTTCGCATTACAAAATGGTCAAAAATATAAGGAAGACAGAAACCGTTTTCTTGGAACTGCCACTTTACGCTACGACATTAATGATTGGCTGTATGCACAAGGCCGGTTTAACTACGACCGTGGCGATAATTTTGCTGAATGGTTTACACTAAACGGTACAGGCGCCAACACTGTAATTGCGACCACTACCCCTACTGTTACTTACAGAGGCGGTTATAATTTAAACCAAACTACTACAACCGATATTAATGCCGACTTTCTTGTTGGTACCAGCAACCAGTTTGGAAAATTTTCGGTTGATGCGGCCTTTGGTGGAAACACTTTAAGATCGGAATGGAAAAATATGGTTCAAACAGCTACAAACTTTACTGTTCCTAATCTTTATTCTTACAGGAATGGTACAGTAAAAGGCGCAGGCGATGGATTTAACTACAGCCAGCAACGTGTTAACTCGCTGTATGGATGGGTTGAATTAGGATACAATGGATTGTTGTTCATCAATGGTACTGCCAGAAACGATTGGTTTTCGATCCTCAATCCTGAGAACAACAGTAAATTTTATTCATCTGTGTCAGGTAGTTTTGTTTTCTCACAATTATTGAAGAATGTTAACTGGCTTTCTTTCGGTAAGTTAAGAGCTTCATGGGCGCAGGTAGGCAGTGTGGCATCAGTAAATCCTTATGATGGTGTGTTAACCTACGGGCTTGGTGCAAACCTGTTCAACGGTCAAACGCTGGCAAGCATTAATGGCGCAAGTGCACCTAATCCATTATTGCAACCGTTTACAGTAACCGAAAAAGAAATTGGTCTTGAATTAAGATTATTTCAAAACAGGTTATTGATGGATGTTGCAGCATTTGAAAAAATAACTACTGACCAGATCATAGATGTAAATCTTTCCAGCACATCCGGATATAATACGTCAAAACAAAACAGAGCTTCATTAAAGAACAGCGGTTTTGAAACGTTGGTTGAATACAAAGCCATTCAGCAAAAAGATTTCAGTTGGACCACTTCATGGAACAATGCATACCTCAATACAAAAGTGTTAAACGTTGGTAACCCAAGTGGCACCATTCTCCTGCTTTATTTCAACGGAACCGGTAATGAGTTTCTTGGAGAGATCAGGTATACCGAAGGTTTAGGCATGAACCAATTGTACACAAGAACATTCAGAAGAAATGCAAATGGCGACATTCTTGTTGGTAACGATGGTCGTCCTCTTCCATCAAATACAAATCCAAAAGGTATTACTGGTGGTTTTAACCCGGTAGGCAGTGCCATTCCAAAATTCACCGGTGGATGGAACAACTCGTTCACATACAAGAACCTGAGCCTGGGCATTAATATCGATTATAAATTCGGCGGAACAGTTTTAACTGCAACACTGTTGAACATGACACGACAAGGTCATAGCAAATTGTCTTTAATTGGTCGTGAAGGTGGTTATGTATTCCCTGGTGTAAATGTAAACACTGGTCAGCCTAACACCGTTTCAATCTCTGTTGCAGGTAACGGATTGCAGAATTATTGGACCGGTTACAGAAATGACCAGATTGGTGATCCATTTACATTCAAATCTGATTTCGTAAAACTCAGGAACATTTCTTTAGCTTATAATTTCACGAGTCTTATAAGTAAAGTGAACCTCTTGAAATTCGTAAAAGGATTATCACTATCTGCTTCCTGCCGTAATGTGGCAATACTTTACAAAGATTTGCCTGGTCTTGATCCTGAAGCGATTCAGTCATCAGGTGATATCAGAGCAGGTTATGAGAACTCTTCATTACCAACAACACGTAATTACAATCTTACTTTAAATGTTAAATTCTAACAACATGCTTAAACTATTTAAACGACTGATCCTTGTTATTTGCAGCGGCTGTTTACTTACAGCATGTGATAAGGATTTTGAAAAGATAAATACCAATCCCTATGCTGTAACTAATATTGACCCTGCTCTATTGTTTGCCGGTGCTCAGCGTACACATATCGGTACATGGAATGCAGAACACATCGTTGTACAGCATTTTGTGGTTCCTTATAACACGGGTGCCAACCAGGGTTTTAGTTTTAATGTGGATATTGACGGTAACAGCAACCCTAAATGGGATCAATCTTATTCAGGTGGTTCAAACGGTAATGCACCACCTGTAAAAAATCTTACCCAGGCATTGAATATTTTGGGTGCAAACACACCCCGTGTTAACTTAAGAAGCATGATCCGTATCTGGAAGGCGCAGGTTTTTATGGGCCTTGTTGATGACTATGGTGATGTTCCCTACTCAGAGGCCGGTAAGGCAGTTTCCGATGCGTTGTTTTTTCCAAAATATGATGATGACGGAGCCATATATGAGGATCTGTACAAAGAGTTGAAAGAATCAATCGCTGCATTAAGCACCAGTGGTGAATATATCTCTGCTGATCTTTTCTATGGTGCAAATGCACAGCCATCAACCAAAACTACCAATGCATCAGACCAAGCCACGAAATGGAAAAAATTAGGTAATTCATTGTTATTACGACTGGGAATGCGGTATAGTAAACTTGATCCAACAAAAGCTGCGAACATTGTAGCAGAAGCATTTGCCGGTGGCGTGATGACATCAAACGCAGATAATGCATTTGTAAAAAATGATGGAACAGCTTTTTCGCAACCTGACAATGCAGCATTACGTAACTTCTCTCAATTCAACTATGCAGCAGAGCCGTTTGTAAATCAATTGAAGGTAACCAACGATCCAAGAGGTAAGTTCCTGATTGCACAATATCCGGACCCCGGTGCTATTGCGAACAATCTTTCACCTGATATGGTTTTAGCAAATCAATATGGCGTACCAATTGGAGTTACCAGTGATCAAATATTAGCTGCAGGAAGTCCGTATAGAGGTGCCAGGGGATCAGGACTTAATTATTCGCAGTTCAATGTAAATATCGTTGCTGCTCCGGGTGTTCCAGAGTTCTGGGTTACCTATGCGCAAACATCGTTATTGTTGGCAGAAGCAGCTAAGCGAGGTTGGATACCGGGTGGTGATGCGCAAGCCAAGATCTATTACGATAATGCGATTGCAGCTGATATGGCATCGTATTCTCTTTACACCGGCACTACTCCTATTTCAGGAGCAGATGTTACTGCCTATCTAAATGATCCGAATGTAGCTTATAATTCTGCCGATGCATTGAGGTTGATCAACACACAATACTGGATCGTTAATATCAGAAACGGAACAGAAGCATTTGCAAATTTCAGAAGAAGTGGGTTTCCTGCTTTAACACCCAATCCTGTTGCAGGTGCTCTTGGTACTGTGGGTTTTGCAAGGAGGCTTTCATATCCTGATCTTGAAGCATCTTCCAATACGGCGAACTATAACGCCGGTGCTGCGGCTATTGGTGGAGATAAATTATCATCCAGAGTATTTTGGGATAAGTTATAACATTGAACAGGTGTAGTGAAGCGTTCATTTGATGATTGAGTCAATAGTCGACACTTTTTAAACTGCGATCAAAAAGAGTTGAAAAAATTAAGACTGAAATAATTTATTGCAAACAGATAAAGTAACATCAAACTTGCATAGCAATTTATCGTTAGAAATAGACCTTTTGTATCTACAAAGGGTCTTTTCCATACAGCGTAATTATAATGAGTGAAATTTTGAATATGATAAAAGAGAAACAGATCATTGGGTATCAGTTTTCGGATGAAGGAAGTGAAACATTTTTTTCCTACAATCCGGCAACGTCATTGAATAATGAGTATGCTTTTTCAAAAGCTGCTTCTGCTGAAGTTGATAAAGCTGTTGAAAAAGCAGCAGCAGCTTTTCAGCAATACTATAAGAAAAGTGGCGAAGAGAAAGCTGTTTTTCTGGAAACGATTGCAGCAGAAATCATCAATGCTGGCGATACATTGATTACTGTTTGCAGCAGCGAAACCGGTTTGCCTCAGGCACGCATAGAAGGTGAAAGAGGAAGAACGGTGAATCAACTAAAAATGTTTGCTGCTTTGCTGAGAGAAGGTTCATGGGTTGATGCACGAATTGAAACAGCAATACCTGATCGCATTCCTTTACCTAAACCAGATATACGCTATATGCACATTGCTATTGGAACGGTGGTTGTTTTTGGTGCAAGCAATTTCCCATTAGCATTTTCAGTTGCAGGTGGCGATACTGCATCTGCATTGGCAGCAGGTTGTCCCGTTATTGTAAAGGCACATAGCGCTCACCCTGCTACATCTGCAATTGTTGGCAAAGCCATACAAACTGCAGCACGCAAAACCAATATGCCCGATGGTGTTTTTTCGTTGCTCTATGGCGATGGCACTACAACAGGCATACAGTTAGTAAAACATCCACATGTAAAAGCAGTTGGCTTCACCG is part of the Lacibacter sediminis genome and harbors:
- a CDS encoding SusD/RagB family nutrient-binding outer membrane lipoprotein, with amino-acid sequence MLKLFKRLILVICSGCLLTACDKDFEKINTNPYAVTNIDPALLFAGAQRTHIGTWNAEHIVVQHFVVPYNTGANQGFSFNVDIDGNSNPKWDQSYSGGSNGNAPPVKNLTQALNILGANTPRVNLRSMIRIWKAQVFMGLVDDYGDVPYSEAGKAVSDALFFPKYDDDGAIYEDLYKELKESIAALSTSGEYISADLFYGANAQPSTKTTNASDQATKWKKLGNSLLLRLGMRYSKLDPTKAANIVAEAFAGGVMTSNADNAFVKNDGTAFSQPDNAALRNFSQFNYAAEPFVNQLKVTNDPRGKFLIAQYPDPGAIANNLSPDMVLANQYGVPIGVTSDQILAAGSPYRGARGSGLNYSQFNVNIVAAPGVPEFWVTYAQTSLLLAEAAKRGWIPGGDAQAKIYYDNAIAADMASYSLYTGTTPISGADVTAYLNDPNVAYNSADALRLINTQYWIVNIRNGTEAFANFRRSGFPALTPNPVAGALGTVGFARRLSYPDLEASSNTANYNAGAAAIGGDKLSSRVFWDKL